In a single window of the Pontibacter russatus genome:
- a CDS encoding ArsR/SmtB family transcription factor — protein MGTSKTEAFTQTEVTLAKYAKALAHPARVAILRILLERRACICGDIVEELPLSQSTVSQHLKELKEAGLIQGDIDGKKVCYCIDAQAWKQAQQVLHGLFSGYRPCDTSCC, from the coding sequence ATGGGAACAAGTAAAACTGAGGCATTCACTCAGACAGAGGTAACGCTGGCAAAATACGCCAAGGCGCTGGCGCATCCGGCGCGCGTGGCGATACTGCGGATACTGCTGGAGCGCCGGGCCTGCATCTGCGGCGACATAGTGGAGGAACTGCCGCTCTCGCAGTCTACGGTGTCGCAGCACCTGAAAGAGCTGAAAGAGGCCGGGCTGATACAGGGCGACATTGACGGCAAGAAAGTTTGTTACTGCATTGATGCGCAAGCCTGGAAGCAGGCCCAGCAGGTGCTGCACGGGCTCTTCTCCGGCTACCGCCCCTGCGACACCAGCTGCTGTTAA